The Bacteroidota bacterium genome includes the window TCAATCCCCTTCAGATTTCCTGCATGTCGTTATCCCGGAGCGAAAAAGGGAAAAACTTTCGCTGATCTATGACCTCCTCTACCTGATGCTCGCTGACGGCAAGGTAACCGTTGAAGAAGTTGCCATCATTTCCAAAATAAGTTTCCTCTTCGGAATCCCCGCCATCAAGCTCAAAACATTCTACATCCAGCTCGTTGAAGCCGGCAACAAAGGGATTTCAAAAGAAGAATTTCTGCACACTATGGAAATCTTTGTCTGACCTCAGCTTTTACCTCGATTAGTGTCTTGTATCACTTGATTTATTCCTCTTAAGTTATTACATTGAAATGCGGTAAAGTTTTATTTTTCAACTAAACAAGTTGTTGCACAGTGGCTCCCAATACAATGATCACCCTTGGTGGTCTCGTCCTTTTTGGAATATTTCTCCTCTCCACGAACAGTATCATTCTGAATCAGTCTGATATTGCCGTCTCGAATGAATTCTATATCTCAGCCATCGGGTTGGGGCAGTCCCTGATTGATGAGGCGAAAGGGAAAAAATTTGATGAAGCCGCAGTTGCCGGTACTCTGAATGCCATTGGAAATCTGACCGACCCTGCCTCTCTCGGAAGGGAGACAGGCGAGACCTATACAACTCCCGATTCTTCCTGGACGGGAAATTTCAGAAGCCTTACCACATTCGACGACTTCGACGATTATAATAACTACACAAGAATGGTCAGCACACCCCGCGCAGACAGGTTTTCAATTTCTTCGAGAATTGGATATGTAAGCGAGACCTGGCCCGATTCCACTAAAACCGTCAGAACCTTTGCCAAGAAAATGACTGTCACCGTAAGCAGTCCTTATCTTTCGAACACAGTCGTTCTGGAATATCTCTTTATCTACTGATATGACTGCGATGTTAGACCTGATCGGTGCAACTCTGATCTCAGCTTTTATAACCCTGATGTTGATGACCGTTAACAACAACCTCTCCACTACGGCATCGCAACAGTATATGAACACAAATACCCAGCAGAATATGGTTGCCCTTACCGAGGTGTTTCAGTACGACTTCAAAAACATGGGGTACAGAGTTACTGACTCGATAAAAATCAGGGTTTCAGAACCAACATACATGAGCTTCAGAACCGATTTTGATAACAACGGCACGGTCGATTCAATTACCTATTACCTCGGTACCACATCAGAACTTACTGCCACCGAAAACCCGAGTGACATGCCGCTCTACAGGAAGGTAAACAACAATACCGCGGTTTTAAATAACTGGGGTATAACGAGTTTGAGATTCAGATATTACGACAGTTTGGGAGTGGAAACTTCCTTCAAATCTAAAATAAGATCATTCAAGGTTACAGTTTCAACAATGAGCTCAGTGAAATATGACAACCAGTATTCGTATTCCAACTGGGAAAAACTTTACAAACCAAGAAATCTGAGGTAAACCATGCCCGGGAAAGCTTTAATAATTTTACTCGCTGGAATTCTCAGCATCGCCGGGATCACTTACATGAATATTTTCGATTCAGGCAGAAAAATGAATCAGTCAACTACTGATTCCTACGGCAACATGCAGGTTAAAAACATTGCCGAAGCAGGTGCACAGATGGCAGTCAGGCAAATGATCAAGGACACCGCCTGGAGAACCGGCTACCAGAACCTGAAGCTCTTCGGCGGCACTATCAATGTCAGACTTAAAGATACCATCTTCGATACCACTTCCGTTGTCAAAGTGGTTTCCATAGCAACTATGGGAGGCACTGATGATTTCAAATCATGGACTGCAACATGTTACTTCAACAGGTTTAAAAGACTCACCATCTTCCCTCCTTCAATTAAAGGAGCAGCAACCACCAACAGCACTATCACCACACTCGGTGACATGAATGTGGACGGAAGAGACCATACAATCAGTGGGGCACTCCTCTCCGGAACGGGAAGTCTTGGCATCTGGACTACAGGCGGTCTCTATCAAAGCGGTTCTTCAACCATCGGAGGCACCAATTCAGGTGGTACAGATTACTCCCCCTCCAAACCGGCAAATGCATCGATTGTCGCCTACAATCAGACATACCCCGGCGGTTACCCCCGCTCTCCTGACAGTCTGCTGGGAGGACCGACAAACGGATATCCCGAAGGAACCCTGAAATCGATTGCCCTCGCAGGACTTGGTGGCAGCCAGTATGTTACAAACCCTGTGAACCTCACCTATCCTCTCAGAGGGGTAACTTATGTGGAACTCCCGTCGGGCAGCTCCTGGAACTCTGCGAATGTGGATGGAACAGGAATTCTTGTAATCCACAATTCATCCGTGAACGCAACTATAACCAACATTAATTCAGGTGTTTTTGCGGGTGTTTTTATGGCGGATGAAATAGTGAGAATCCACACGAATATAATCGGGGCTCTAATTGCCATCTCACACGACCCCCAAAGTGGTGATTGTATCGGCAACGGAACGGGAAGCATCCTCTTCTCGCGACAGGCAATCATGAATGCTGTTAACCTCGTTAATTTAACCAACTCGATCAATGCCCTTTCTGTTAATCAACAGATTTTGTACTGGTTCGAGTGATTAATTTTCATTAATTTTTGATTCTATATTTCCACTTTTAATCGATCTATTTAATAATTCAAATTTAAGCACGAGATAGAGAAGGTCTATGCCCGGAAAAGCCATAATTATTCTACTAGCAGGAATGATCGCCCTGGCAGGGATTACTGTGGGTAATATTTACGAACGGGGCAGCGACCTTGCTGCCGCTTCTGTAAACACTTACGACAATAATCAGGTGAAGAATATAGCTGAAGCAGGGGTACAAATGGCTTTAAGAAAAATTACCGTGGACACCGCCTGGCGGACAGGTTTTCCACTGATGAATGTAATGAGAGGAAAGGTGTCTGTAAGACTGAAAGATACTACCGCCCTCGCAATGAATCTCATTAAAATAGAAGCCTTTGCTTTTACAAGTTATGGCACTTCCTCACAAAAAAGCTATACCGCCATTTGTTATGTCAACAGGAATGCCACTTCTGCCGGAATGCTGCCACCTGCTATTAAAGGTGCAATCTCCGCAAACAATTCAATCCAGACTCTTGGTAATCTTACTGTAGACGGGAGAGATCATGATCTTGCAGGCTCTGTTGTGGCAAATTCAGGAACTCTGGGTGTCTGGACGACTTCCACACTGAATCAGAGTGGAGCATCGACAATTGGCGGAACCAAAACGGGTGTGGATTACGCCCCCTCAAAACCTGCTAATCTGAATACCATAGCCACACTTCAGACCTATCCGGGTGGATATCCTGCATCGCCTGACAGCATCATGGGCGGACCTGCAAACGGTTATCCTGAAGGCACTCTGAAAGCCGTGGCAATGAGTGGTGCCGGTGGCAGCCAGTATGTCACAAACCCGGCTTCTTTGACTTACCCTCTTAGAGGTGTAACCTATGTGGAACTCCCCTCGGGCGGCTCATGGACTCCCGCCAACATTGACGGGACAGGAATTCTTGTCGTTCATAATACAGCATTAAACGCTGAAATGAAAAATGTAAACAGCGGTACCTTCAAAGGTGTGCTCATCGCCGACGACATAATTCATATTCATAATACCATAATCGGTGCTGTAATAAGCATGTCACCTTTACCTTCTGCGGGTAATTGCATCGGTAATGGTTCGGGGGATATACTTTATTCGAGTGAAGCCATCAGAAATGCAGTGAATGCCGGAACCGGTGCCGGAACCGGTGCGGTCAGCAGCAGCCTGAAAGTGGTTTACTGGTGGGAACAGTAGCAGAGAATTATTTAAATTAAAAAAAGGGCGACCCTTTTTAAGGGAAGCCCTTTACAAATCGAACACTGTTTTTTTAGAGTGCTATTCCAACAAAAGAATCTGCTTTAAGACAGGCACCACCCACCAAAGCTCCATCTATGTCAGGCTGACCGAGCAGCTCCCTTGCATTATCGGGTTTCACACTTCCGCCATACTGAATTATGGTTTTTTCTGCGGTTTCACTTCCAAAATGTTTAACGAGTTCACCTCTGATGAATGCATGCACTTCCTGTGCCTGAGCGGGCGAAGCAACTTTCCCGGTTCCGATAGCCCAAACAGGTTCATAGGCAATAATTACATCCGACATTTCGGATAGTGAGACTCCCGCAAGACCTTTTTCGACCTGTCTTTTTATGACATCAAAAGTTACTCCTGTTTCTCTCTCTTCAAGTGTCTCTCCGATGCAGAATATCGGTTTTAACCCTGATGCGAGTGCTTTTTTCACTTTTTTGTTGATGGTTTCATCAGACTCGCCAAAAATGGTTCTCCTTTCGGAATGTCCAAGAATTACAAATTCGACACCGACAGATTTCAACATCGAAGCTGAAATCTCACCTGTGTATGCTCCGCTCTCCTCAAAATACATGTTCTGGGCTCCGAGTCCTACGCTGCTTCCTTTTAACAGCTCTCTCGCTGTCTCAAGTGAAGTGAAGGGGGGACAAACGATAAGCTTTGCATCGATATTTTTATTTGCCAGTTCAGCTTTTATACCCGAAATAAGTTCAATGGTACCATTAAGGTCGTTGTTCATCTTCCAGTTACCGGCGATAACTTTAGTTCTCATTTTTCTCCTCGAAATTTTAAGATTTTCAGATGCAAAGTTACCCATATTTATACCGTCTGCAAAGTTCTTTCCCGTTTATGGCTGATCAAAAGACCCGGCAGCCATCCTTTCCCTGTTTCTTTTTTTCAGCAGTTCGTAGTCTTTCAGGGTTATTTTCCCCTGTTTGTAGCTCTGAATCAGTTTTTTCTCGAACTCCACAGGATCGCCAATCTCCGTCTTGCCGCCCCCTTTTTCGGGGCGTGACTCAAGATCATGGTACTCCCGTTTCCCGTCTTCATAAAGATAGACCCGCCTCTGTCTTCCCTCCTTCCACTCATTGAAGCGGTCAACTACTTTCGGCTTGTAGAAGGAATTTTTGATTTTACCTCCCGAACCGTCACCCAGCCAGTCCCTCTCTCCCGATCCATTCTGCCAGTATAACCATGGTTCATCATATTTGATTGTTTTTTTCTTCCCCTCCCTGTATTTTTTGTAGAGGGAAAAAACACCCGGAGATAGAAGTGAGAGCAGAGCCTCCTTTTGGGGAAGTGGTGCCCCCTCCGAAGAAGGAACACCTTTTTCTCCGCCAGCCAGCTCACCAAACAGCCGTAGTATATCGGAAACCTCCTCCTCATTTTTTCTGCGGAGTTGGAATTTTTCATGGTTTGCTGCTCCCAGTCCCAATCCTCCCGAAAATCCTTTTATAAGATTAACGAAGAAATCCTCATTCACTCTACCGCCTCGTTTCCTGCAACAGCTTTGCGATCAATGATTCCTCCTCCTGTTCCGGAACGGGTTCATCTTCATCATCACTCTCTTCAGACTCATTCGATGACACGGGGAACGACGCCACAACTTCATTTTTAAGAAGAGGCTCAAAATATTTTCTGATCTCATCCATCAGTTCCGTTTTCAGTTTTACAAAAGCCTCATCGTCAAGCCCTGTTGCCTGCGGGGAATCAACGGGTACTGCCTCAACGGCGGTTTCAGTTTTTGGCTCATTAACTTCAGTTGCCTCAGGAACCATTTCAGCTCCGGTTCCCTGTTCCATTTCCTTCTTTTCTTCACTGTTCATTTCTTTTCTCCTCTGTAGGTTGTTTACTTGTATAATTGTTGATGATCTTTTCTTTGTCACCTGTTTCCAGATTCATGTAGTTCAGCACCACATCAATGGGAACCGAACCCGGGAAGACATTATTGAGCGAGATGAGCTGATCAAGTTTTTCCGCCTTCTCATCACTGCTCAAGGGTGCTTCTGTAACCGTAATTTCATAATCCATTATTTTTAACTCTTCGGCAGACGGGAGGTTTTCCCCCTGTATCTCCTCCCGCCTCATTTGCCGAAGTGCCGCTTCCACCGCGGAGTCTCCCTCATACTCCAGTGTCCCCTCGAGCAGCTTTTCCCCAAGATCACATTTCCATCTTCTTAGATTATCGAGAACCAGCCCCGCAGCAAGCAGTCCCTGCTTCTGTTTGGCTATAATCGCCTTGCCACTCTCGTTGCTGTAGTCAGCAAGTCCGTGAAAACTTCTGCCACCGGCAAGATCCTCAATAAATCCCTGCATCACTGCAGCTATCTGAAAATATTGCGGATTAACTCCCGAAACCTTCAACGGACGGAAGACCTCTTCACCCGTTCTTGTCCAGATGATTCCCCCCGTCTTCTCCGCTTTCCTTAGTGCCGTTTCGGGAGTCTCCGATTCCGCCAGTGCATGAACATTCCCCTGATATACATTCTTCACATCCCTGCCAAAGCTGTAATCGATTTGCATAAAGACCCTGTCAAGGAATATCTGCGGTTCCACCAAAAGATCGGCAAGAGTCCAGAATTTGTTCTCAAAATGGAAGGGTCTGTAGATTGAAACAGGAATTCTGTTCAGCGGAAGATCGAAAATGTCGAGTATTTCCCCGCCGGTCATAACATACTTTGTAATCTGTACCCCTTCCACAGGCATGATCTCATGTATTGGAACCTCCTGATCATTCTCCAGATAGGGGATGTGGAGTTCTCTCAGCCGGTTGCCCGCCTTCTCCCGTGACGAAAACTTCCCGGCATAAACTCCCCCCGGAAGCCGGTGATAATCCCTCCAGTCATTGAAAAGGAGGGCAAACTCCCTCACCGATGACCTGCAATAATGGTTGATGAGCCTGACTGTATCCTTCCCTCCTCTGAAAAGGTTTCCGCTGTCACTTCTGTAGAACGAATGGGTAAAAAGAGGATCGCCTGAAGAGGAAACCCTCCCGTATTTTCGTTCGACACTTTCCCTGCTGAATGTCTCACCTGTGGCAATAAACAGGGCATCATCAAGATTGTAACTCTTCGCACTGCTGTCCCAAAACACATCGAGATAATCCCTCTTTTTTGCAGACACCCTGATCTCGCCACCCGGAGAGACAGGAACAATTTCCACCGCCCCAAAACAGACCGAAAGACCGGAATCAAACACATCGCTCTCAAGTTGCAGAAGGTCCTCGCTCCTCTCTTTGTCTTTCAATATTGCCGTGGCGATCTCTGCACCGGTGGAATTTTCCTCAGCCGAGGTGACCTTTATCGAATTCCTCGACTGCCTCTGTGTTGAAATGATATTGTTGATTTTGTGATTCATAAGGGAGATTGAGTATGGATGCCTGTTCGCACTTTTTATTGCGTCAAGCTCTTCAGATGTCCAGTGAATCCCCTGTTTATACCGCTCATTCCTCCGCCCCCGTTTCCATGCCTCCTCAAAGTAATTGAGTGATTCGAGGTGAAGTTCTGTTATTTCGTTGTGTGAATAGTAGTTGCCCATATTTCGCTTTTTTTAATGCAAATTTGGGGCTCGGAGTGGTTTTTCTCAAGTGTGAAGTGGTGCACGGGAAGGAATTTAAACAAAAAAACCCGGGAGAGTTTTCGCTTCCCGGGTTCGTAAAATATAAAGGTTTAGTCTAACGGAGGTAGATAACCTTCTTCGACAGGAATTCTGTTTTGCCCGAACCAAGATTTTTGATCCGTGCGTGAACAAGATAAACACCACTGGCGAGAGTGGTATTAAAGTTGTCCTTTCCGTTCCAGTTATACCTCTTCGCTCCCTTCACTTCCTCATTTATTGCGATATCCCTGACCAACTGACCGGTGATATCGTATATGCTGAGTGTTACGCTCGAGAGTTCAGGCAGACTGAGTTTGATCAGCGACATCGAATTGAAGGGGTTGGGCCAGATATCGAGCATAAGCGAATCGACAACTTCCTCTTCACTCTGAATACCTGTGAGTTTGCTCTCATCCCAAGGATTTATGAGATAATGAACAGTGTCATTCGGCTCAAGAACAAGGAAAGCCGTATAGTCGCAAAGCACCCTGTCACTAAACGCCATGTCAACGATCAAAGCTGTATCATATGCGGCATTAACAAGCATCTCGTTTATCTTCTCGTTTGTCAGGATGCTTGGCATTATTGTTCTGCTGCTTATTGTATCAAACTGCACCGTAAATGGGTACTGCTTTGTGAAAAGTGTGTCATTTCCGGAGAATTTGGCTTTCACATCTATTGTTACGGTGTTCGTGTTCTGATATTTCCCGATGAAGAACAGGGGTGCCCAGTAGTTTTTAAGGTTTTTCCTTATCTCACGGAATTCGGAAATCAAACCACCCGACTGTGCAGAAGCATTAATAACCAGGGTATCAAGTGCAGGCATCGATGTTGCCAGACCCGACGAAATGAAATCCCAGTCATAAATCGCTTTTTCGAAGTGCAGTCCGCCCCTCTTTTCAGCTATCCTTGAAAGAAGCAAACCACTTCCGTAGTATGTC containing:
- a CDS encoding TerB family tellurite resistance protein, with the protein product MDKLNKKNNPPTHGGKTVPPVHQDGIAANLQERLNKLSLMVYLAAGDLEIHETESKLIIEIGTKLGFLPEETAEIIQSPSDFLHVVIPERKREKLSLIYDLLYLMLADGKVTVEEVAIISKISFLFGIPAIKLKTFYIQLVEAGNKGISKEEFLHTMEIFV
- the tpiA gene encoding triose-phosphate isomerase, producing the protein MRTKVIAGNWKMNNDLNGTIELISGIKAELANKNIDAKLIVCPPFTSLETARELLKGSSVGLGAQNMYFEESGAYTGEISASMLKSVGVEFVILGHSERRTIFGESDETINKKVKKALASGLKPIFCIGETLEERETGVTFDVIKRQVEKGLAGVSLSEMSDVIIAYEPVWAIGTGKVASPAQAQEVHAFIRGELVKHFGSETAEKTIIQYGGSVKPDNARELLGQPDIDGALVGGACLKADSFVGIAL